In the bacterium SCSIO 12741 genome, GATTCCCTAATCGATGGTCATCCCGTTTACCACATGGTGGGAATTGGAAAAACCTTGAGTGTTTTTGAGTGGTTTTATAAAGTTCGGGATCGCTACGAGACTTATTTGGATACGAGCACCCTGGCACCGCGTAAGTTTGTTCGCCGGGTCAATGAAGGCGGCTACATCATCGATCGCGATTACCATTTTGTGCCCGAGGATAGCGTAGTCAATACCCAGCGCAAAGGAACCATCAAAACTCCGGCAGATGTTCAGGATATGCTGTCGTCGTTTTACTACCTGCGAGCACTCGATTTTACCCAAGCCAAAAAAGGTGATCTATACCGCATCAATGCCTTTATGGATTATGAGATGTGGCCCTTCTACGTTCGTTTTGAAGGGAAGGAAAATCTGGAAATTGGAATGGGGGAGTTTGAATGCTACAAGTTCTCACCGGTGGTTCAAAAGGGGCGAGTATTTCGTTCCGATGAAGATGTAGAAGTATGGGTGAGTGCGGATGAGAACAAAATTCCCATTCTTGTTAAGGCAAAAATATTTGTAGGTAGCGTCAAGCTGGAACTTACCGGACACCAAAATCTAAAAGCAAAATTGGCTCGTCCGATCCCCGAAGAGTCAGAAAGTCTTTGGGATTGGTTTTGAGTTGGACGAATCGGTGTTAGAGGGTAATTCTTTGACGGAGGTTAAAGTCATAACGAAATCCAATACCAGGTTTTCTACCACTCTTTTTTGCACCTGCCCATTGGAAATAAAATAATGCGTCGGATTGTAGCCATCCAGGTTCTCCACGTTGTATTGGCCGGTACTGGTGTAGTCTATCACTCCTCCATTGCCGTAAAGTTCAGCATAGCTGGTGTCTCCCTGACTTGGAATGTCATAAAACAAAGAGGAACTTGAGGTTAAGTAACCTTGATGCTTGAAGGTGTGTAGCGATTCCTTTTTCTTATCATCGGTAAAGATTACGTTGTAGCCACCGTCCTTTCTCTGAGTATCTGTCGATTTTTTGAATTTACCGTTGACCAATACCGTTACGTTGCAGTGATTCAAGGTGTCTCTTAGGTAAAAAGCTTGACTGATGTATTTAACGGTGTATTCCGAAAAGATAACGTCAAAGGTGACAAGGCTTTCGGAATAGAAGTAGGTGCTGTCTTCAGAAATGTAACGCTCAATGAAAAAATTACCAATGTCTTTACCCGCTCCCGAAATGTTGAACTCCATTCGTTGAGCTTGCAATTCTGTGGCTATGCAAAAGCTTAGTATGGTTAGTAACAGCTTCATTATTAAATGCTTCGTTCTGAGCTTGTCAAATTTACCGATTTTGATCAAACGATTTCGAGTCACCTATCGGCTTAGCAAGCGTTCCGTACTGCTAAATAAACCTAAAATGGGAAGAAATCGTATCCATCCAGGCCAATTCCTGAAAACTTCCGTTTCTTTGCACCGGTCAACGGTTCTATCCAGCTAAAAGCCAGGAAAATCGGGCTCAGGTATAAACAAAAACCTGTTTACAACAAGGGGTATTTAAGGAGAGAAAAGGCCAATTAATTCCCCAATTTTGAGAAATCCCACCATAAATTATTGAATTTGAGGTATTTTCAACTTTTACTGATTGCTTTTGCGTCTCTGCTGCTGGGTACGGCTTGTCAAGACGATGATCAAATTGCTGATAGCTCCCTTCCGCCTGTGGAAGAAGAAGCTCCTGTTGTTCATATTGAATACGGCATTGAAACGGATTCATTTAAAGTGGTTAGAGGTGTGATCAATAAGAATGAGATGCTTTCTCACATTCTTTTGCAACACCACATTCCATGGCCGGAAATTGACCGCCTGGTAAAACGGGCTAAGCCGGTTTATGATGTTCGTAAATTGGCCAGCGGAAAGTCCTACACCATTCTCTGTAGCCAGGATTCGATTGACAAAGCCCAGTACTTTATCTACGATGCGAATGCAATCGATTACGTTGTTTTTGACCTGAGAGACTCCATGCGGGTTTACAAGGGGCAGCGAGATGTACACTTGGTTAGAAAAGAAGTAGCTGGAACCATTCATTCCTCCCTGTACGAAACGCTAATGAAAGTGAAGGCGAGTCCGGCCTTAGCTATGGAGTTGAGCGAAATCTATGCCTGGAGTATTGACTTTTACCGCATTCAAAAAGGAGACCAGTTCAAGGTTATTTACTACGACAAATACGTGGAAGATACCCGTGTGGGAGTTGGACACATTGAAGCGGCCTTGTTTCAGCACCGCAAAGAACCGTTCTATGCATTTCCATTTGATCAGGATGGGCAGGTGGCCTTCTTTGATCAGGATGGAAAGAGCTTGAGAAAGGCCTTTTTGAAAGCACCCTTAAAGTTTGGACGAATTAGTTCTGGCTATTCCAATCGCCGCTATCACCCGGTACAAAAACGCTGGAAGGCCCACCGCGGTACTGACTATGCAGCGCCTACAGGAACGCCGATTTTAGCGGTAGGGGATGGCGTTGTGATCGAAGCCCGGTACAAAAAGTTTAATGGCAATTACGTCAAGATTAAGCACAATGGAACCTACACGACCCAATACCTGCACATGAGCAAGTTTGCCAAAGGGATGAAAAAGGGTAAATACGTTCGCCAGGGTGATGTAATTGGTTACGTGGGTAGCACTGGATTGGCCACTGGACCTCATGTGTGCTTCCGTTTTTGGAAAAATGGAAAACAGGTGGATCACCGTCGGGAAAAGTTACCCCCATCTTTGCCTATCAAAGAGGCCTACAAAGAGCAATTTGAAGCCCACAAGGATTCCATGAAAATTGAATTGGATAATATCCCCTTTGCTACCGATAAGGAGCCTGAGCTAGCGGGATTCTGATTTCGGGTCAATTTTCTTTTCCCTTTCCGAGTTCAAGTGATCGGTAAACAGTATGCCGTTGAGGTGATCGATTTCATGCTGGAAAATCACAGAGGTAAATCCATCGACCGATTCCATATGTTTCTTGCCACTTAAGTCTAAGTACTCAACCACAATTTCCTGGGCTCGAAACACCATTCCCGTTTGATTCGGAATGCTCAGGCAGCCTTCTTTACCCAGCTGGGTAGAATCAGAATATTCCAAAATTCTGGGATTCAGGTAGAAGCCAAAAGGGCTCCCTTCCTGATCAAAGCGCTGTACCAAGATCATTTGTCTGCTCAAACCGACCTGAGGGGCGGCGATGCCCACGCCCATGTTCTTGGGGTCTTTTACAGTAACCAAGAAACGTTTGTGAAAGTAATGGATTAGGTTGCTGTCCTTTTCCAGATTAACGGGCTTAGCTACTTTTCGAAGCAGGGCAGAATCTTTGGGATTTGTGGTTAACCAAAGCCGCATGGGTTCATTCGGATTGCCACTCTCAATGAGTTGGCGCTCCTTTTTCTTTAGCGGCGATTTCTTTTGGGCCAATAAGGATCCACTCCAAATCAGAAGGGTAATCGATAAGAGTACGGTAGTCCTGCTGGCCATAATCGAAATTAGCGAAGGGTAAATTCGGTTACGCCAATTTCATAGTCCTTGGCGTAGGCATGTACGATGTACTTACCAGGCTTAAGCTCTTTTTCGACATCTACTTCCCAGTAGAGGCATACATCCACTTCCTTATTTTCGTAGAGCACTTCCTTTTTAACACTGTACAATCCTCTAACTCCTTCAAATTCGAACATGTTGTCCCTGTCGTCGCTCAAGGTTAATACCTGGCCTCCGGGAGATACGATTCTGACGTATACCATCATCTTTCCGGGCTTTGTCAGTTCATTTTCGTTGAGGGTAAAACAGGTTTTAATCTTATCTGTTTTGCTGGCCTTGTCCGTGCGTTTATGAATGGTGTTACTTTTCACCCTTTGCGCATAAGATTCCATGAAAACCGTATTCAGCTGCTCTCCGATTTTCACTTTACTCTCCAGTCGTTTTTTCTCTTCGCTCAGATCTTTACTTCTCTGTCTTTCCTCACCCAGGTCCGTTTTAATTTGTTGGTTCTCAGCAATGAGCTCCTGGTTTGCCGTATTCAGTGAATCAATTGTATGGACAAATCCTTTCATCACCTTACGAAGGCTTTCGGTTTCCTTCTTGAGCTTGTAAATCGTCCAGTTTCCGTTCTTTACCTTTTGGATCAATTCCTCCACTTTGGCTTTTTCCATGTCCAATTCAGCTTTGATGCTGTCGTTGTCCACGGTTAAACTGTCGTATTGGGCGAGCATTCCATAGAGTTCTTCTTCTACCTGGTTCTTCTCCGTATTGAGCTCCGTATTCTGACCGCTTAATGCCGTATTCTGGTCTTTGGCTTCCATCAGAGCAAAGCCGAGGTAGAGGTTTCCAAAGAGCGAAAGGACGATCAATCCGATCAAGATTTTTTGGGTAGTGTTTGAAGATCCCGAAGGGGGCTGCATATTTTCAGAACCTGAATTTTCCATATTTTAGACTGCGTTTGTACAAAAGTATTGAACTAGCTCCTTAACCTTAAACATGCTGAAAGAAATTATTTCACTGTTCTTTCCACACCTCTGTGTAGGTTGTGAGGAACCTATCAACGACATCAAGCAACAAATATGCCTGAAATGCCGCTTTCAGATTCCTTTAACGGAGTTTGACCGGTTTTCGGATAATCCGGTAGAAAAATTATTGTGGGGAAAGGCTCCGGTGAAGGCGGCCACCAGTTATTTCTACTTTAAAAAGGATTCCTCTCTGCAAAAAGCAATTCACTCGCTCAAGTATGAAGGAAATCAACGTATGGGGCTTGAATTGGGGCAGTGGATGGGAGAGGGGCTTAAGGATAGCCCTCGGTTTCCCACGCCTGATTTTTTAATACCGGTGCCCTTGCATCGTAAAAAAGAAAAGACAAGAGGCTATAATCAGAGTGAGCTCCTGGCCCAGGGAATTAACCAGGTGACTCATGTACCCATTCATACAGGCAATTTGATTCGATCGGTTCATACCACCTCGCAAACCCAAAAAGGACATTACGAACGGTTTGAAAATATGAGCACCTCCTTTCAGGTAGAGCACCCTGACAAGCTACAGGGTAAGAAAGTTTGGTTGATTGATGATGTGATTACAACTGGATCAACGCTGGCCGAATGTGCCACTGCTCTGGGTTCTGTTCAAAACATCGAAATTTTTGCGGTAACCGTGGCTGTGGCGTCCTAATTGAGCTTGGCAATATCAAATAATGAGCTACTTTAGCCTTTTATTGAAACGCTCATGCTGAAGGATTTTGCCAAAACGAGCCCTGTAACCTTTTTCGCACTCCCGTTGCTTATCATCGGGTTGCTGGTGCTCAGCTATTTTTTCTACAGTACTCTTTTGACCAACCAAATTGAGGCAAGATCTACGTACTTAAAAGGGCAGCTACAAGTAACTATAGATGGGGCTCACCGTCAGGTAGATGAGTTCCGTTCCGAAATTCCCTTTCTGTCTGAATTGGATGATTTTGGAGTGGTGTTTACCGGGGAAGATGAGGCGTCCAGCAAACTTCGCTTCCGCTTAAAACGGCTGGTTAATCGCTACAACGACTTTATTGATACCCTCTACATCTACAATGATAGCTCCTATTATTACTTAGGGATTGATTCCAAAGGAACGGTAGCCGAAGGGTTTGGGAATTTGATTGACAATCAATTTCCGCTTCAGTTTACGCATAAAACCAAGGTAATTCACCTGGAAGGAAATCGCTCCTTAGCCATGATTCCGGTGTACAAGGAAGATGCGAAGGATCGAATCTACCTGGCCGTTGTTATTGATGTGTTTAACCTCATCAAGCTGCAAAGTGACAACCAGTACATTGGTGACCATGGTTTCAAAATCATCTTTTCAGAAAATATGGGATTCCGGGAAGCCTCTCGGGGTGAAAAGGAGTTGGGGGAATTTATTCTTCAACGCAATCAACAGACCAAAATCGTAAACTCACTCTTGGAACACAAGGGTGGTTCATTGCTCCACTCTTCGCTAAAACAACCGGATGTGATGTTAACGGTTTACGAACCGATTAAACTATTCTCAGACCGTTATGGATTGATCTTCTCGGTTTCCGATCAGGATTTCTTGAAACCGGTTAAGGCCAAGCTTCAGGTGATCTTCATTTCCTTCTTTGCGATAATCGTGACGGTAATCGTCGTATTTATCATCAATCTTCGGGATGTCTCCCGAAATGCTTCGGAAAGTAATTAACCCTCGTTTCGCTCGCCAAAGGCATTCCAGCCTTGTGCTTTGAGAGATACCAGCGTTCCAGCTTTGGTCACCAAATGGCAACCAGCGTTAGCATCTGTAATGTGTCCGATTACATGAAGCCCTTCAATGTCCTTGATCTTATCGTAATCATCAGGCTTAATGGTGAAAAGCAATTCATAGTCCTCTCCGCCATTCAAAGCCGCCATGGTTGGATCTAATCCCAATTCTTCAGCTGCCATAATCGTAGCCGGATCAATAGGAATTTTGTCTTCGTAGATTTGAACCCCTTTGCCGGATTGCGAAGTAATGTGAATGAGTTCACTCGCCAAACCGTCGGATACATCAATCATAGCAGTGGGCTGAATGTCCACATCGTCGAGCACCTTTACGGCTTGAATACGGGCCTCAGGTTTTAGTTGACGTTCCAAAACATAGTCCTTGCCCTCTAAGTCGGGTTGAACCAGGGAATTGTCGCTAAAAATCTGTTTTTCGCGTTCCAGCAATTGAAGGCCAACATAGGCGGCGCCTAAATCACCACTTACGCAAACCAGTTCATTTTCTTTAGCCCCATTGCGGTAGGTTACTTTCTCTTTTGAAACCGTTCCCATGGCAGTCACGCTTATGGTTAACCCGGAAAGAGAAGAAGTGGTGTCGCCACCAATCAAATCCACTTGGTATGCCTCACAGGCCTTGAGCATTCCACTATATAATTCCTCCAGAGCTTCAACAGAAAAACGGTTGCTCACCGCAATGGACACGGTAATTTGTTTTGGGGTTCCGTTCATGGCGTAGATGTCCGACAGATTCACGGCTACTGCTTTGTAGCCCAAGTGTTTTAACGGAACATACATTAAGTCAAAATGCACACCTTCGGTAAGCATGTCTGTACTCACCAAGGTCAATTCCTTACCTGTGTCAATCACAGCGGCATCATCACCTACGCCTTTAATGCTTTCCTTGTGGTGCAGTTTAATAGGCTTAGTCAAGTGTTGAATCAATCCGAATTCCCCGAATTCTTCCAACTCCGTGCGATTTTCCTGTGGATCCGTCATAGCGCCAAATTTTTTGCAAAACTAATGAGTTGTTTGATCCTGGCTTCCGAGAAGGGTTAAAAACTTGGAAAACGCGTGGTTACCAGCTGGTGAAAAATAAAAAAGGCTCGAAATTTTCGAGCCTTTTTCCTGACCTCAAGCCACGACTTAGTTTAAGGTTAACTAACAACAGTTTAGTTTAAGGGGGTTAACGCAATGCATCTTCTCTGGCCGCCAATGCGGTGTCTATCACCATTGTGGGTGCAGACGATTCCAGGTTGTATAGGTTTTTAAAGGATTCATTTCCAAGTATCATTTCCAGGGTAGGTAAAGAGTCGTTGACCAGTTGGTTTACGGCGTTTGCAAATTCCAGCACGCTCATGTTTCCGGCAATTACTTCTTCGGCCAAAGCATCTTTTTGATTTCGTATGTTGTCTCTTACACGATTAAACCCGTTCATTTTTTCTTCCGAGAAATCATCACCGAGCAATGACTTCATTTTGTTTTGACTAAAATCCTGGTCGTAGGCAGCCATCCTGGCCTCAACATTAATTGACTCCGCAGAACAATTGGCGACCCGGTCATTCCATGCCGATGCAGATTTGCCACCGTAGGTTCCATAAAGCAGGTGAGATAACCAATATCCCTTAGCTGCCGAAACGGTAAAAGGTGGAGTGGAATCGGTTGCAGATGCCATCAATGTGCGGTTCGCCACCTGATGACATACTCCGTAGTGTGCGTAGAAACTCGTGATTCCTCCATGTGCATCCACATTGGATGTAGAATCATTGGGAGTGGTTATACATATGGCCATAACCAGATTCCCCTCTGGTGAGCCTAATAGGCGGGAGGAAGGGTCGGCATCGCCGGTTTTGTGACAAACACCCCAGCAGTACCAATATTTTTTTCCGTTTGAAGTGTCCGGTGGGCAAACTGAATTGGGATTGTAATTCATGACCCAAGTGTGGTCCAGAAACTTGGCATTATCTAATGGTCGTGCGAAGGCATAAAGTGTATCGGGAGTCGTGGTTTCGATAGGATCTGCATTGGGAGGATTGTTAACAGCCTTTTCAGCGGAACGTTCACACGAGGTGAAAAAGCCTATCCCGGCAAGAAAAAATAGGGGTAGAATGAGCCTTTTCATAATAGCTTAGTAATAATGGTAAAGCTATATTCCGTTAAAAATCTCGGAAATGCCAGCGTATAAATACGTGTTTTATGGCCGGGAACTACCTTTGCACTCGTAATGGCCAACATTTTGGGCGCTCTTTTGTCTAAATCAGGGGAGAATTTATACCCAAAGCTAAGGAGATTTTCTACCTACTATTAGGTATAAAATTTCAAGAAAAGTTTTTATTTAGAACAATTCTAAATAAATTTGCAAATCAGAAAAGGCGTGGCCTTTTGAAAGGTTTGATATGATAAAAGTATCAGAAGAAGCAAAGAACGAAGTGCTCCGATTGATGGAGGCTGATAAGATACCTCAAGGGTCATTGATTCGGGTAGGTGTAGAAGGCGGAGGGTGCTCCGGCTTAACCTATAAAATGAATTTTGATACCGAAATGAAAGAAGACGACAAAATCTTTGAGGATAGAGGTATTAAAATCGCGGTGGACAAGAAAAGTTTTCTCTACCTGGCAGGAACAACCCTGGAGTATTCCAGTGGGCTTAACGGTAAAGGATTTTCTTTTAACAATCCAAACGCAAACCGTACCTGTGGGTGTGGTGAGAGTTTCGCGATTTAAAAAGTAAGAAGGGTAGGCACTTATGGGGCAAGATGAGATTCTAGAAGAACACATAAACTCAGATTACAAGTATGGTTTTGTAACCAACATTGAATCTGATAAAATTCCCAAAGGATTAAATGAAGATGTCATTCGACTCATTTCCGAGAAAAAGGAAGAGCCGGAATGGATGCTTGAATTTCGATTGAAGGCGTTTGAGCAGTTCAAAAAGATGACCGAACCGGAATGGGCTCATGTTCATTATCCAAAAATAGATTTCCAGGATATCCATTATTATTCGGCTCCAAAGCCAAAGAAGAAGTTGGATAGTTTGGATGAGGTGGATCCGGAATTGTTGGAGACCTTCAACAAACTGGGGATTTCTCTCGAAGAGCAAAAACGATTGACCGGTGTAGCCGTGGATGTTGTGATGGACTCGGTTTCGGTCAAAACGACTTTTAAAGAGAAGTTGGCCGAATTGGGTGTAATTTTCTGCTCTTTCTCAGAAGCCATTAAGGATCATCCTGATTTGATCAAAAAATACCTGGCTTCGGTAGTTCCAACGACCGACAATTTTTATGCAGCGCTCAACAGTGCCGTATTTTCCGATGGATCTTTCTGCTACATTCCCAAAGGCGTTCGCTGTCCTATGGAATTGTCTACCTACTTCCGAATTAATGAGGCGGGTACAGGGCAATTTGAACGGACTTTGATCGTGGCCGATGAAGGAAGTTATGTAAGCTATCTGGAAGGTTGTACCGCACCCATGCGGGATGAAAATCAATTGCACGCCGCCGTGGTAGAAATTGTGGCCCTGGATAATGCTGAGGTGAAATACTCGACGGTTCAAAACTGGTATCCAGGTGATAAAGAAGGAAAAGGTGGGATTTACAACTTCGTTACCAAGCGTGGCTTGTGTGCAGGTGTGCATTCCAAAATTTCCTGGACGCAGGTGGAAACAGGTTCTGCGGTTACCTGGAAATACCCGAGTTGTATTCTCAAAGGAGATTACTCGGTGGGTGAATTCTATAGTGTGGCTGTAACCAACAACTACCAGCAAGCGGATACCGGTACCAAGATGATTCATATTGGTAAACACACCAAGTCTACTATTATCTCTAAGGGTATTTCAGCCGGAAAAAGCAACAACTCCTACCGTGGACAGGTAAGAATAAATAAAAGTGCAACCCAAGCCCGAAACTTCTCTCAATGCGATTCGCTCTTGATTGGAAGTACTTGTGGAGCGCATACCTTCCCCTACATCGAGACCCACAACAGCTCGGCCAGGGTGGAGCACGAGGCAACCACTTCGAAGATTGGTGAAGACCAACTTTTCTATTGCCAGCAACGGGGGATAGAAATGGAAAAAGCCATCAGTCTAATCGTAAATGGTTACTGCAAAGAAGTACTAAATCAACTGCCTATGGAATTTGCTGTGGAAGCGCAGAAATTGCTGGACATTTCACTCGAAGGTTCTGTAGGGTAATACAATCAAAACCATGGAAGTAAAAGCAGGCACAAGAATAAACCACGATCGATACGGAGAAGGAATTGTAAGCCACAGTAGCTTGAGTTCATTTACCGTTATGTTTAAGCGTGGTGGCGAGTTGGAGTTTAGCCGACTTACAGAGGAATTCGAAATTTTGGATGAAGAAGCCTCCGAAAACAGTGCCCCAGTTCAATTGACCTTAAACGATATGACCGGCCTTTTGAAACAGGTTTTGGAAGAGCACAATGGCCTGCTCGAGCCTGTGGAAATGGGAGAAAAATGGGATGGTGGTACCTTGGTATTGCAACCCGGAGATTCCAGCCTAAAACCCAAAGAAATTCCAATCGACACCTTTTTTCATAAAATAGTGATGGTTCGCGATCGCTTGAGAGTGTTGGAGCAGCAAATCAATAGCAACTCCACTTTAGCTGATTCTGAAAAAGTACAGATGCAGCAATACATTACTCGTATTTATGGAAGCCTAACCACTTTTAATGTCCTATTCAGGGACAAAGACGATTTTTTTAAAGGAACGGGAAAGTAAGAATACAGCATGTTAAAGATTGAAGACTTACGAGCGGAAATTGATGGCAAGGAAATCCTGAAAGGATTGAACCTGGAGGTGAAGCCTGGAGAGGTTCATGCCATTATGGGGCCGAATGGATCAGGTAAAAGTACACTGGCATCGGTTCTTGCCGGAAGAGAAGAATATGAAGTTACAGGTGGCTCTATTTTGTTTGAAGGAAAAGACCTCCTGGACTTGGAACCTCATGAGCGGGCAGCTGAAGGGGTATTTCTTGCATTCCAATACCCGGTGGAAATTCCAGGAGTGAGTAACATCAACTTCTTGAAAACGGCCATCAATGAAATCAGAAATTACCACGGCCAGGAAAAAATGGCTGCGAAGGATTTTCTGAAATTGGTGAAGGAAAAGAAAGAACTGGTTGAGCTAAGTGGAAACCTGGCCAATCGCTCGGTAAACGAGGGATTCTCCGGTGGAGAAAAGAAAAGAAATGAAATCTTCCAAATGGCAATGCTTGATCCCAAGTTGGCCGTGTTGGATGAAACTGACTCTGGGCTTGATATCGACGCGCTGCGCATTGTGGCTAATGGAGTGAATAAAATTAAGGACGATTCCAAAGGCGTTGTGGTTATTACGCACTACCAGCGTTTGTTGGATTACATCGTACCTGATTATGTACACGTATTGTACAAAGGTCGGATCGTAAAATCGGGTACCAAAGAATTGGCTTTGGAATTGGAAGAAAAAGGGTACGATTGGTTAAAGTCGGAGGCAGTTGCCGGATAAGTTTATGGCAGAAACGGTTACACCAAAGAAAAAAGCAGCCTTTCACGAAGGAGGCGCTTTTCAGTTCGCCGAGACCGGGTCTGAATGGCACAATCAAGCCCAACAGGCTTTGGCTTCATTAAGTTTTCCGAGCTCCAGAGAGGAGTATTGGAAGTATTCTCGGGTTTCTAAAATCAAGCAACTTGAGCTGGAGCGTTCCGATCAGGAAAAAGCTACTCAGGAAGATGTTGCTTTTGACTTGGTTTTCAGAAATGGAAGCCTGGTACACAATGGACTCACCCTTTCTGAGCTCGAAGTAGAAGAGCATAATCAGATCTGGCAAAGCATCGGGCAATTGGAAGATCACTATTTCCTGGCTTTGAATGCTGTGGCTATGACTGCAGGAATTTCCATCAAAGTTCCCGCTGGATTGCAATTGGCTCATGCCATCAAAATCAAGGTGGAATCTTCGGGGCAGCAAAAAGTGGCTCAACCGCGTATTTCCATTTTATGGGAAAAGGGTTCGCACGCTGACTTTGTTTTTGAATACAGTCAGAATAACGGTGCATTGTGCTTGACAAACCTCGTTGTAGACGGAGAAATGAAGGCCAATGCAAGCGGTTCGGTAAATCAATTGCAACAGCCTGGTGAGCAGAATTACCTGATTACCCAAATTGATGCGACTCAAGAAAGAGATAGTCGGTTGGAGATGAATACTTTGTCCATTAACGGAACATTCATTCGAAACAACATCAATGTTCTTTCCGGTGGGGAAAATTGCGAAACCGTAATGAACGGTATTTACCTGCCAAAAGGTGAGGAACATATGGATAACCACACATTTGTGGATCATGCCTACCCACATTGCCGTTCGGAAGAGAATTATAAAGGCGTACTAAACGATCGCTCTTCCGGCGTATTCAATGGAAAAGTAATGGTGCGTCAGGATGCCCAGAAAATTGAGGCATTTCAGAGCAATCAAAATATTCTCTTGTCCGATGATGCTGGAGTGAATTCAAAACCCGAATTGGAAATTTATGCAGACGATGTACGCTGTAGTCATGGATCCACTACCGGGCAATTGGATGAAGAACCTTTATTCTACTTGCAGTCCAGAGGAATCCCTGCCGATAAAGCCAAGCAGCTTTTGGTAGAGGCCTTTGTATACGAGGTGATTGGCCGAATGAGCGTTGGAGATTTCAAAGCTCAGGTTCAGGAAGTATTGGAAAAAAGACAAGAAGAGGAACTAAACCGATGAACGAAACAATGGCCTTCCCCATAGAAAAAATCCGAGAGGATTTTCCTGCCCTTCATCAGCAGGTTAATGGCCATGACTTGATTTACCTGGATAATGCCGCTTCGGCGCAGAAACCCCAGGTAGTGATTGATACTCTAAAGCACTACTACGAGCAAGAACACGCCAATATTCACCGGGGTGTGCACCACTTGAGTGCAGCTGCTACGGATAAATATGAGCTTTCAAGAGAAGCCGTTAGACAACATTTGAATGCGGAGCATAGTCACGAGATTGTGTTTACCCGGGGAACTTCGGAAAGCATCAATTTGGTGGCCTACAGCTTTGGAAAAGCCTTTGTTCAAGAAGGCGATGAGATCATCGTTTCGGCTCTGGAACACCACTCTAATTTGGTGCCCTGGCAAATTCTCTGCGAAGATAAAGGAGCTACTCTCAAGGTGATTCCGATGACTTCTACCGGAGAGTGGGATATTGAAAAGGTGGAAGAACTGTTTAGTTCCAAAACCCGAT is a window encoding:
- the sufD gene encoding Fe-S cluster assembly protein SufD — translated: MPDKFMAETVTPKKKAAFHEGGAFQFAETGSEWHNQAQQALASLSFPSSREEYWKYSRVSKIKQLELERSDQEKATQEDVAFDLVFRNGSLVHNGLTLSELEVEEHNQIWQSIGQLEDHYFLALNAVAMTAGISIKVPAGLQLAHAIKIKVESSGQQKVAQPRISILWEKGSHADFVFEYSQNNGALCLTNLVVDGEMKANASGSVNQLQQPGEQNYLITQIDATQERDSRLEMNTLSINGTFIRNNINVLSGGENCETVMNGIYLPKGEEHMDNHTFVDHAYPHCRSEENYKGVLNDRSSGVFNGKVMVRQDAQKIEAFQSNQNILLSDDAGVNSKPELEIYADDVRCSHGSTTGQLDEEPLFYLQSRGIPADKAKQLLVEAFVYEVIGRMSVGDFKAQVQEVLEKRQEEELNR
- the sufC gene encoding Fe-S cluster assembly ATPase SufC, whose protein sequence is MLKIEDLRAEIDGKEILKGLNLEVKPGEVHAIMGPNGSGKSTLASVLAGREEYEVTGGSILFEGKDLLDLEPHERAAEGVFLAFQYPVEIPGVSNINFLKTAINEIRNYHGQEKMAAKDFLKLVKEKKELVELSGNLANRSVNEGFSGGEKKRNEIFQMAMLDPKLAVLDETDSGLDIDALRIVANGVNKIKDDSKGVVVITHYQRLLDYIVPDYVHVLYKGRIVKSGTKELALELEEKGYDWLKSEAVAG